Proteins from a single region of Macrobrachium nipponense isolate FS-2020 chromosome 11, ASM1510439v2, whole genome shotgun sequence:
- the LOC135208468 gene encoding uncharacterized protein LOC135208468, with the protein MDRGSAFLSELWASLARLKGTTLYSTTAYNPTANGMMERAHHSLKAAMMAWCTDEIWKAQLPCVLLGHRTAPKANSKESFACANKVYGEALARDDAHCPALSRPYRAPYHVITKNSKAYPVDIHGQENWVSVDRLKPAFLMDNNTREEIGRCPRIPPQNKNSSEGTNVLRLIRGRPRGRMKDDILAGPPDDPTVETAPQPIYQELKDGS; encoded by the exons ATGGATAGGGGCTCTGCATTCCTGTCAGAACTCTGGGCCTCCCTGGCACGCCTAAAAGGGACAACACTCTACAGCACGACAGCATATAACCCCACGGCTAACGGAATGATGGAAAGAGCCCATCATTCATTAAAAGCAGCAATGATGGCATGGTGTACTGACGAAATTTGGAAGGCACAGCTACCCTGTGTCCTGCTAGGACATCGAACAGCACCaaaagcaaacagcaaagaatcaTTTGCTTGTGCAAACAAAGTCTATGGGGAAGCACTGGCA AGGGACGATGCCCACTGCCCAGCCCTGTCCAGACCATACAGAGCTCCATACCATGTCATCACAAAAAATTCCAAAGCCTACCCTGTCGACATCCACGGGCAGGAAAACTGGGTATCTGTTGACAGATTAAAGCCAGCTTTCCTGATGGATAACAATACCCGGGAAGAGATCGGCAGATGTCCGAGAATTCCTCCCCAAAACAAGAACTCAAGCGAAGGAACCAACGTCCTGAGACTAATTCGAGGTCGTCCCAGGGGCCGGATGAAAGACGATATCCTGGCAGGCCCGCCAGACGACCCAACAGTCGAAACTGCCCCACAACCTATATATCAAGAACTCAAGGACGGCTCCTGA